One genomic window of Coffea eugenioides isolate CCC68of chromosome 1, Ceug_1.0, whole genome shotgun sequence includes the following:
- the LOC113771333 gene encoding uncharacterized protein LOC113771333 — protein sequence MAAKKMDNSWISIKNYLDPKYLDEVDEFLKFAFLGKDPNFRLPCPCKICNNFDDQTLKVMADRLCEGIVDSYTRWIYHSESFECDDKENDIDTNEEDSDPDDIEELLNDVGVTNFGENWRHGAEHDKDSCGKEEGEASRFLRLLSKTEKSLYPGCEKYSKLSFVVHILHLKTMNHWTCNSVDMLFKFLSSVFSMASILSSYYEAKNFICELGLKCEKIHACENDCVLYRKENEGLDHHLNEKCKAPRYKSPNSKVPRKVLCLQRLFINKEIARDMRWHKER from the coding sequence TCAATTAAGAACTACCTAGACCCCAAATATTTAGACGAAGTAGATGAATTTCTTAAGTTTGCTTTTCTAGGCAAGGATCCCAATTTTAGACTCCCATGTCCTTGCAAAATATGTAATAACTTTGATGACCAGACATTGAAAGTCATGGCCGACCGCCTGTGTGAAGGAATAGTGGATAGTTATACTAGGTGGATATATCATAGTGAAAGTTTTGAATGTGATGATAAGGAGAATGATATAGATACAAATGAGGAAGATAGTGACCCTGATGATATTGAGGAGCTGTTAAATGACGTAGGAGTTACTAACTTTGGGGAGAATTGGAGACATGGGGCAGAACATGATAAGGATTCTTGTGGTAAGGAAGAAGGAGAAGCAAGTAGGTTCCTTAGATTATTATCTAAAACTGAAAAAAGTCTATATCCAGGTTGTGAAAAGTACTCAAAATTGTCCTTTGTTGTCCATATCCTCCACCTAAAGACAATGAATCACTGGACTTGTAATTCTGTTGATATGCTATTCAAATTCTTGAGTAGTGTATTTTCCATGGCATCAATTCTTAGTTCGTATTATGAGGCAAAAAATTTCATCTGTGAGTTAGGGCTCAAATGTGAAAAAATCCATGCTTGTGAAAATGATTGTGTACTTTATCgaaaagaaaatgaaggctTAGATCATCACCTGAATGAAAAATGTAAAGCACCTCGGTACAAATCTCCAAATTCTAAGGTTCCTAGAAAGGTGTTGTGCTTGCAAAGACTCTTTATAAACAAGGAGATTGCTCGTGATATGAGGTGGCACAAGGAGAGGTGA